The Microbacterium luteum genome includes a region encoding these proteins:
- a CDS encoding ABC transporter ATP-binding protein: MIQTESVAKRHGSVVALEHVTLEIRQGFTAIIGPNGAGKSTLLATIGRLVGADAGTITVGGLDVVTTRSRELARRLAILRQDNHLAIRLSVEDLVGYGRFPHGGSGRTADDRAHVERALDLLDLQPVRRRFLDELSGGQRQRAFVAMALAQNTDHLLLDEPLNNLDPRHAVSLMKLLRRLVAEREMTVVVVMHDINVAGQFADDVVAMRDGRVLHHGPVTDVVTAENLESLYETPAEVVEVGDRRVVLWR, encoded by the coding sequence ATGATCCAGACCGAGTCCGTCGCAAAACGTCACGGCAGCGTCGTCGCGCTCGAGCACGTGACGCTGGAGATCCGACAAGGGTTCACCGCGATCATCGGACCGAACGGAGCGGGGAAATCCACGCTCCTGGCCACCATCGGCCGCCTCGTCGGAGCCGACGCCGGCACCATCACCGTCGGGGGACTGGACGTCGTCACGACCCGCTCGCGCGAGCTGGCCCGCCGGCTCGCGATCCTGCGCCAGGACAATCACCTCGCCATCCGTCTGAGCGTCGAGGACCTCGTCGGATACGGCCGCTTCCCTCACGGCGGATCGGGTCGCACGGCCGATGACCGCGCGCACGTCGAGCGCGCACTGGACCTGCTCGACCTTCAGCCGGTGCGCCGGCGATTCCTGGACGAGCTCTCCGGGGGTCAGCGGCAGCGGGCGTTCGTCGCGATGGCGCTCGCGCAGAACACGGACCACCTGCTGCTCGACGAGCCGCTGAACAACCTGGACCCCCGTCATGCCGTCAGTCTCATGAAGCTCCTGCGGCGGCTGGTCGCGGAGCGCGAGATGACCGTCGTCGTCGTGATGCACGACATCAACGTCGCGGGACAGTTCGCCGACGACGTCGTGGCGATGCGCGACGGGCGTGTGCTGCATCACGGACCCGTCACCGACGTCGTCACCGCGGAGAACCTGGAATCCCTTTACGAGACGCCGGCCGAGGTCGTCGAGGTGGGGGACCGGCGCGTCGTGCTCTGGCGCTAG
- a CDS encoding iron chelate uptake ABC transporter family permease subunit, whose protein sequence is MSDSGTSHRARSALASHELRLAIVVALAAIAIAIYLFTDLPGRWEYALGLRWRTIAGMVIAASAVGAATVLFQTITANRILTPGIMGFDAVFMAIQVVTAFAIGPAVLVAAPAIASWTVELVLMAGTVTLLYWWLFVRRRYDLHVIVLAGLVLGVMFRSVTSFLQRLLDPDTFAVVQNLLFASFTSIDRELLLPSAVLVGVAAMSLWPIRRSLDVLSLGESTAVSLGVAHRRVTMHVILVIAVLVAVSTALVGPVTFFGLLVANVAYGLVGHRHALSVPTAIATGVIALVGGQLILDRLLGFSTELPVVIEFAGGLFFIVLVIFGRAR, encoded by the coding sequence ATGAGCGACTCCGGCACCTCGCACCGGGCGCGAAGTGCGCTCGCTTCGCACGAGCTCCGGCTGGCGATCGTCGTCGCGCTGGCTGCGATCGCGATCGCGATCTACCTGTTCACCGATCTGCCGGGGCGGTGGGAGTACGCGCTCGGACTCAGGTGGCGCACGATCGCCGGGATGGTGATCGCGGCGAGCGCGGTGGGTGCGGCCACCGTTCTGTTCCAGACCATCACCGCCAACCGCATCCTGACGCCCGGGATCATGGGCTTCGACGCCGTCTTCATGGCCATCCAGGTGGTGACCGCCTTCGCGATCGGTCCTGCCGTGCTCGTCGCGGCCCCCGCGATCGCAAGCTGGACGGTCGAGCTGGTCCTCATGGCGGGAACGGTCACCCTGCTCTACTGGTGGCTGTTCGTGCGCCGCAGATACGACCTGCACGTCATCGTGCTCGCCGGCCTCGTCCTCGGAGTGATGTTCCGCTCCGTGACCTCGTTCCTGCAGCGTCTCCTCGATCCGGACACCTTCGCCGTCGTACAGAACCTGCTGTTCGCCAGCTTCACGTCGATCGACCGCGAGCTCCTGCTCCCCAGCGCCGTCCTGGTCGGGGTGGCCGCGATGTCGCTCTGGCCCATCCGCCGTTCCCTCGACGTGCTCTCCCTCGGGGAGTCCACCGCGGTGTCCCTGGGCGTCGCCCATCGTCGCGTCACGATGCACGTGATTTTGGTCATCGCCGTGCTCGTCGCGGTGTCCACCGCTCTCGTCGGCCCGGTGACCTTCTTCGGTCTTCTGGTGGCCAACGTCGCCTACGGCCTCGTGGGTCACCGTCACGCCCTGAGCGTGCCGACCGCCATCGCGACCGGGGTGATCGCCCTCGTTGGCGGACAGCTCATCCTCGACCGACTGCTCGGCTTCTCCACCGAATTGCCGGTCGTCATCGAGTTCGCGGGTGGACTCTTCTTCATCGTCCTCGTCATCTTTGGAAGGGCCCGCTGA
- a CDS encoding ABC transporter permease has translation MTDALTTHGSDRRGPLARVSPSVLIVAGVALTAVLATISLFIGVAELDAFVLFASRVPRTVALILAGAAFAVTGLIMQLLVRNRFVEPSTTGATDAGSLALLGVLMTTPGMPIWGKAIAASLGALVGVLGFLALSRRIPARSSVLVPIVGLLYGGLIGAITTFIAYRSDMLQELLAWGVGDFSGILRGRYEMLYLAAAAALIAWVAADRFTVAGLGQDTARGLGLDTRVIFALGVIIIAIVTGTMMVVTGAIPFLGLIVPNVVSRLIGDNMRRAVPLVALLGAALVLLCDIVGRVVRFPFEIPISIVMGVIGGAVFLWLLLSTARPVDGVAPRRRGRPQARSLRKEGTG, from the coding sequence GTGACAGATGCTCTGACCACGCACGGTTCCGATCGGAGAGGCCCGCTCGCGCGGGTCTCTCCGTCGGTGCTGATCGTCGCGGGGGTGGCGCTGACCGCCGTCCTCGCGACGATATCGCTGTTCATCGGCGTCGCCGAGCTCGACGCCTTCGTGCTGTTCGCCAGTCGTGTGCCGCGGACGGTGGCACTGATCCTCGCCGGCGCGGCGTTCGCCGTCACCGGGCTCATCATGCAGTTGCTGGTGCGCAACCGCTTCGTGGAGCCTTCGACCACCGGCGCGACCGACGCGGGAAGTCTCGCCCTGCTCGGCGTGCTGATGACCACGCCCGGCATGCCGATCTGGGGGAAGGCGATCGCCGCATCGCTCGGCGCGCTGGTGGGTGTGCTGGGATTTCTGGCGCTCTCGCGACGGATCCCGGCCCGATCCAGTGTGCTGGTGCCCATCGTGGGCCTGCTCTACGGCGGACTGATCGGAGCGATCACGACCTTCATCGCCTATCGCTCCGACATGCTCCAGGAGCTGCTGGCGTGGGGCGTGGGCGACTTCTCCGGCATTCTCCGCGGTCGCTACGAGATGCTCTACCTTGCGGCCGCCGCGGCGCTCATCGCCTGGGTGGCGGCCGATCGGTTCACGGTCGCGGGCCTCGGCCAGGACACCGCGCGCGGCCTCGGCCTCGACACGCGGGTGATCTTCGCCCTCGGCGTCATCATCATCGCGATCGTCACCGGCACCATGATGGTCGTCACCGGCGCCATTCCCTTCCTCGGTCTCATCGTGCCCAACGTCGTCAGTCGCCTCATCGGTGACAACATGCGCCGCGCGGTACCGCTGGTCGCGCTGCTGGGCGCTGCGCTCGTGCTGCTCTGCGACATCGTCGGCCGCGTTGTGCGGTTCCCTTTCGAGATACCGATCTCCATCGTCATGGGCGTGATCGGTGGCGCCGTCTTCCTCTGGCTTCTGCTGAGCACGGCCCGGCCGGTCGACGGGGTCGCTCCGCGCCGGCGTGGGCGGCCACAGGCACGGTCGCTGCGGAAGGAGGGGACGGGATGA
- a CDS encoding siderophore ABC transporter substrate-binding protein yields MSHARLSLTFAALTGIALVASACASPEPAAETQETAVETVTVENAKPTLTLVEEDGESSYQEDLEVERESVEVPYQPEAVVTFDIATLDTLDAIGAGDAVVGIPEIPLPDYLSEYADLPTVGTLFEPDFEAVAELDPDLIVVAARSTGQYDELSEIATTIDLTGAYAGKFDPAAGIERAEQLGEIFGAEEAVAEQVAVIEELEASIEESVDGTALVLSVSGGEYGAFGEGSRFGYFYDELGFTPAVAAAELPGMEGSPHGDTVTNEFILSADPEWIIVFDRGAATGDVSSAQETLDNELVAQTAAGVEGNIVEIPASELYIVINGLTAIENVLMTVSDELAA; encoded by the coding sequence ATGTCACATGCACGTCTTTCCCTCACCTTCGCCGCGCTGACCGGCATCGCGCTGGTCGCGAGCGCCTGCGCATCGCCCGAGCCCGCCGCTGAGACGCAGGAGACCGCCGTCGAGACCGTTACGGTGGAAAACGCCAAGCCCACACTGACCCTGGTCGAGGAGGACGGCGAGTCCTCCTACCAGGAGGACCTCGAGGTCGAGCGCGAATCGGTCGAGGTGCCGTACCAGCCCGAGGCCGTCGTCACCTTCGACATCGCCACGCTCGACACCCTCGACGCGATCGGTGCGGGCGACGCCGTGGTCGGCATCCCCGAGATCCCGCTCCCGGACTATCTCTCCGAGTACGCCGATCTGCCCACTGTCGGCACGCTGTTCGAGCCCGACTTCGAGGCCGTCGCAGAGCTCGATCCGGATCTGATTGTCGTCGCCGCGCGCAGCACCGGGCAGTACGACGAGCTCTCCGAGATCGCCACCACGATCGATCTCACTGGCGCCTATGCCGGAAAGTTCGACCCGGCCGCCGGTATCGAGCGTGCGGAGCAGCTCGGCGAGATCTTCGGCGCCGAAGAAGCCGTGGCCGAGCAGGTCGCCGTGATCGAGGAGCTCGAGGCCTCCATCGAGGAGTCGGTGGACGGCACGGCGCTCGTGCTGTCGGTGTCGGGCGGCGAGTACGGTGCCTTCGGCGAAGGCTCGCGATTCGGCTACTTCTACGACGAGCTGGGCTTCACCCCGGCCGTCGCCGCCGCGGAGCTGCCCGGCATGGAGGGCTCGCCCCACGGCGACACCGTCACGAACGAATTCATCCTCTCGGCGGACCCCGAGTGGATCATCGTCTTCGACCGCGGCGCCGCTACGGGTGATGTCAGCAGTGCCCAGGAGACACTCGACAATGAGCTCGTCGCTCAGACCGCCGCGGGCGTCGAGGGGAACATCGTCGAGATCCCCGCGAGCGAGCTCTATATCGTCATCAACGGCCTGACGGCGATCGAGAACGTGCTGATGACCGTCAGCGACGAACTGGCCGCGTGA
- the msrB gene encoding peptide-methionine (R)-S-oxide reductase MsrB, with protein sequence MTDYRKTPEALERLTETQYRVTQREGTEPAFANAYWDNHEAGIYVDVVSGQPLFASTDKYDSGTGWPSFTRPIEDDAVRTRTDWKLLMPRTEVRSSSADSHLGHVFRDGPRSEGGLRYCMNSAALRFVPLGELDEQGYGAYRSLFDATTDHTEENVA encoded by the coding sequence ATGACCGACTACCGCAAGACGCCCGAGGCGCTCGAGCGCCTCACCGAGACGCAGTACCGCGTCACCCAGCGCGAGGGAACGGAGCCCGCCTTCGCCAACGCTTACTGGGACAACCACGAGGCGGGCATCTACGTCGATGTCGTATCGGGGCAGCCGCTGTTCGCCTCGACGGACAAGTACGACAGCGGCACCGGATGGCCGAGCTTCACGCGACCGATCGAAGACGACGCCGTCCGAACACGCACCGATTGGAAGCTCTTGATGCCGCGCACCGAAGTGCGCTCGTCATCGGCGGACAGCCACCTCGGTCACGTCTTCCGAGACGGCCCACGGAGCGAGGGCGGGCTGAGATACTGCATGAACTCGGCCGCGCTGCGCTTCGTGCCGCTCGGAGAGCTCGACGAGCAGGGATATGGCGCCTACCGCTCGCTGTTCGACGCCACCACCGACCACACCGAGGAGAACGTCGCATGA
- the msrA gene encoding peptide-methionine (S)-S-oxide reductase MsrA — translation MTTDNGSITTVPDLETAVLAGGCFWGMQDLIRRQPGVVQTRVGYTGGDNAHATYRNHPGHAEAVEIVFDPAKTSFRDILAFFFQIHDPSTLNRQGNDIGTSYRSAIFPVNPEQERVARDTIADVDASGLWPDRAVTTIEESGPFWEAEPEHQEYLLRIPNGYTCHFPRRDWVLPKRSEATP, via the coding sequence ATGACCACCGACAACGGATCCATCACCACCGTCCCCGACCTGGAGACCGCCGTGCTCGCCGGCGGCTGCTTCTGGGGCATGCAGGATCTCATCCGCCGACAGCCGGGGGTGGTGCAGACACGCGTCGGATACACCGGGGGTGACAACGCGCACGCCACCTATCGCAACCACCCGGGGCACGCCGAGGCGGTGGAGATCGTCTTCGACCCCGCCAAGACCTCGTTCCGAGACATCCTGGCGTTCTTCTTCCAGATTCACGACCCGTCGACGCTGAATCGTCAGGGCAACGACATCGGCACGAGCTACCGTTCGGCGATCTTCCCCGTGAACCCGGAGCAGGAGCGCGTCGCACGAGACACGATCGCCGACGTCGACGCATCCGGCCTGTGGCCGGACAGGGCCGTCACGACGATCGAGGAGTCAGGCCCGTTCTGGGAGGCAGAACCAGAACACCAGGAGTACCTCCTGCGCATCCCGAACGGCTACACCTGCCACTTTCCGCGACGCGACTGGGTGCTGCCGAAGCGCTCGGAGGCCACACCCTGA